The following proteins are encoded in a genomic region of Amphiura filiformis chromosome 11, Afil_fr2py, whole genome shotgun sequence:
- the LOC140163440 gene encoding uncharacterized protein, producing MINDALDVPNHKVWKYVDDLTIGENRAYGEASTVQDSLDSLSTWADENKLRLNPAKCQALQVYFGRREVPEVDLHISNHQLAVVDKVKLLGAMIQNDLKWDSQVDSMCTKANRKMFMMRSLKEAGFSPSELLTVYKGYMRPVLEYAAPLWHAGLTQSQVNQVENIQKRVCKHIQGREYISYSKSLADLELDPLCKKKEKICRDFATKTTTSERFSTWFPPAEYRSVMTLRNMRKYKNFKCKTKRFQDSPMPYMADLLNK from the coding sequence ATGATCAATGACGCCTTGGATGTTCCAAACCACAAAGTGTGGAAGTATGTGGATGATCTTACTATTGGTGAGAACAGGGCCTATGGTGAAGCCAGCACCGTGCAAGACAGTCTGGATTCTCTGAGTACTTGGGCTGATGAAAACAAATTGAGGCTGAACCCAGCTAAGTGTCAGGCTTTACAAGTGTATTTTGGCAGGAGGGAAGTTCCTGAGGTTGACCTGCATATTTCAAATCACCAACTTGCAGTTGTTGATAAAGTCAAATTACTTGGTGCCATGATccaaaatgacttaaaatggGATAGCCAAGTCGATAGCATGTGCACTAAAGCAAACCGCAAAATGTTTATGATGCGCAGCTTAAAAGAAGCAGGGTTCAGCCCCAGTGAGCTACTCACAGTATATAAGGGATACATGAGACCAGTATTGGAATATGCTGCCCCTCTTTGGCATGCTGGCCTTACTCAAAGTCAAGTGAACCAGGTGGAGAACATCCAGAAACGTGTTTGTAAGCACATCCAAGGCAGGGAGTACATATCTTACTCCAAATCTCTAGCAGATCTTGAGCTGGATCCTCtctgcaaaaaaaaagaaaaaatatgcagagattttgccacaaagacaACTACATCTGAGAGGTTCTCCACCTGGTTCCCGCCGGCTGAGTATAGGTCTGTCATGACCCTTAGAAACATGAGAAAATACAAGAACTTCAAGTGCAAAACAAAAAGATTCCAGGATAGCCCCATGCCATACATGGCTGaccttttaaacaaataa